CTCAGCCGCGGTGACAGCTGCGAGCACCAGAATCAGTCATCACCGCCCGCACTGACGTCATCACGGATGGCACCCGGAAACGGGTTCATCCCCGTCCGATGAACCGCGAAAAACCGCCGACGATCCACGCAGAGTTCATTAACCGTCTGAGCGGTCCAACGCAGTACCAACAAGTCCGACTGGTCAGTGGTCGGTAGCCCCTGCCGCGTCGAACGCGGCCGTCAGTTTGCGCATCGCCGACGCCGCGCTCTCCGTGGCCGTGGGTCCCAGCGCGGCCAGGCTACTCATCAGCGCCACCATTTCCGGGAAGTCCAGCGTCAGCGCGATCCGTCCCGGCGGCAGCGGAAGGCTGACGCCACCGGCCCGGCCGCGCCGGGTGCGCAGCGGGATGCCGCTGGAACGAAGACGCTCGACGTCACGGGCGATCGTCCGCGGGGAGACCGAAAGCTCACGGCCGAGCACGGCGAACGGAACTAGCCGGCCACGTGCCGCGCTCAGCCGCTCGACGATGACTTGGTGCCGTTCGACCCGGCGGAGCACCAGGTGCGCGTCCCGGGACGACGCCGCCAGATTCGTGGCGACATCGTGCCTACCGGCGTGCTCCACGGTTCTCAGCGTATGACGACACTAGCGCGTCGTCTTTGCTGTTTAGCGTTCCCCGCATGACTGATGCACTGCAGACAGCCCACGACTTCTTCGACCGGTACGCGCACGCGCTGCTCGCTCGCGACGAAAAGGCCGTTGCCGAGCTGTATGGCGTGCCGTCGCTCATTCTGTTCCCCGGCCAGGCGATCGCGGTCAGCGAGACCCGGCAGACCGCGGAGTTCTTCGCCTCGTCGTGGGACCAGTACGACGGCGTCGACACCGTCGACAAGCGCCTCACCGTGCTGGCCGAAGCCCCCGGCAGCCTCTGGGTCGACGTCACTTGGAGCTACCGCGGCGCTCCGCGCGAACGGTTCTGTTACCAGCTGGTGGAGGGCCCGGCGGGACACCGGATCGCCGTACTGACCCCGCTGGAGCTATGACGGCACCCCGCCCCGGGCTCAGGGTGCGGCGACCGCCCGCGGCAGCTGGATCACGGCCCGGGTTCCGCGGGGCTGGTTCGGCGTCAACCGGATCACGCCGCGGTGCGCGTGGACGATCGCGCGGCTGAGCGCGAGCCCGAGCCCGGCGCCCGGCAGCTGCTGCTCACGGCTGAGCACGGTCCGGTAGAACGGGCTGAACACCTGGTCGTCCTCGTCGGTCGGGATGCCGACCCCGGTATCGGCCACCGCGATCTCGACCTCGGTGGTGTGCACCGGCGCCGTGGAGAGCGTCACCGAGCCGCCCGGGCTGTGCGAGACCGCGTTGCGGAGCAAGTGGTCGAACACCTGCCGGAGCCGTTCGCCGTCACCCTCGACGGTGAGCCCCGGCTCGATCCGCGCGTGCAGCGTGACGTCGGCCTCCTCGGCGGCCGTGCGGGTGTCCCGCAGCGCCGCGGCGGCGATCCCCGCGACGTCGATCTGCTCCCACACCAGGTCGGCGTGGCCGGAGTCGAGCGCGGCGAGGTCGAGCAGCTCGTCGATGATGTGCCGCAGCCTGCTGGAGTTGCGGTCGATGACCTCCAGCAGCCGCTGGGCGTCGGGGTCGAGGCCGGGCGTCTCGGCCAGCAGCTCGGTGTAGCTGGCGATCGAGGTGAGCGGCGTGCGGAGTTCGTGGCCGACCAGGAACAGGTACTCGTCCTTGCTGCGAGCCAGGGCCAGTTCGGCGTCCTCGGCCCGGCGTCGCTGCAGGAACTGCGCGACCTGTCCGGCGATGCCGGAGAGCAGGACCGCGACGGTGTCCCCGGCGTCCGCGGCCACGTCCGTGTAGAAGCAGAGGACGCCGAGCGTGGAGCCGCCGTTGGGCACCGGGATCGCCACTCCGCTGCGGAGCCGGGAGTCACCGACGCCCTCGGCGGAGATCAGCGCGTCCGGGGCGTCCAGGTCCTCGATCCACACCGGCTGGTTGCGATGCCACGCGGTGCCCGCTAGACCGGACCCCCGGCTCAGCTGCGGCGGCACCCGCAGACCCGCGCGGTCGTCGTCGCGGTAGGTGGCGATCGGACGCAGCACGTCCGCCTCCTCGTCGGCCAGCCACAGTTCGGCCGACGACCAGCCAAGCGTGCGGCAGACCGCGCGGAGAACGATAGGCCCGGCCTGTTCGATGCTGTGCGCCTCGACCAGTGCCTCGGCGACCGCGCGCTCGGCGTCGAGGTACCGTTCGGCACGGCGCCGGCGGGTGGCGTCCCACACCGACAACACCGCGCCCAGCTGCTCCCCGCCCGCGCTCCGGAGGGGCTCGGCGTCGGCGAGCAGCACCCGGTCGTCGCCGTCCGGAGCGGCCAGCACGATCTCGACGTCCCGGACGACCTCC
This genomic window from Cryptosporangium minutisporangium contains:
- a CDS encoding ATP-binding protein; protein product: MRSLDLSGLSIADSAAAHLAALTARAAHAAAGLVYLADGEKLRLVGAYGLPDGWQPSGGLPPSRTIGALVLASGQPVIIEDVGDDERVPPNSPISDVGGRAYAGFQVRDAQGENIGVCAAMDYEPRRWSADELAGIDSAARLCSTFVSEFGARTECDRRRVYLDAMLDRLRVGVAGCDPDGRLVFANTALGRLGLDQHLHVRHRPDEPASAPLARALAGEVVRDVEIVLAAPDGDDRVLLADAEPLRSAGGEQLGAVLSVWDATRRRRAERYLDAERAVAEALVEAHSIEQAGPIVLRAVCRTLGWSSAELWLADEEADVLRPIATYRDDDRAGLRVPPQLSRGSGLAGTAWHRNQPVWIEDLDAPDALISAEGVGDSRLRSGVAIPVPNGGSTLGVLCFYTDVAADAGDTVAVLLSGIAGQVAQFLQRRRAEDAELALARSKDEYLFLVGHELRTPLTSIASYTELLAETPGLDPDAQRLLEVIDRNSSRLRHIIDELLDLAALDSGHADLVWEQIDVAGIAAAALRDTRTAAEEADVTLHARIEPGLTVEGDGERLRQVFDHLLRNAVSHSPGGSVTLSTAPVHTTEVEIAVADTGVGIPTDEDDQVFSPFYRTVLSREQQLPGAGLGLALSRAIVHAHRGVIRLTPNQPRGTRAVIQLPRAVAAP
- a CDS encoding helix-turn-helix transcriptional regulator; the protein is MEHAGRHDVATNLAASSRDAHLVLRRVERHQVIVERLSAARGRLVPFAVLGRELSVSPRTIARDVERLRSSGIPLRTRRGRAGGVSLPLPPGRIALTLDFPEMVALMSSLAALGPTATESAASAMRKLTAAFDAAGATDH